Genomic DNA from Phaeobacter porticola:
CGGCGACCGGGTTAGTTTTTGCCCCAACCGGGATCAGGGCGACATGGTGTCAGGTTGACAAGAACTTGATCACCATGCGGGATGTCTCATGCTGAATATGTGGCGGTAACCTGCTAGGTCTTGGCACATATAGGATGGTGACTACAGTGCGGGGAGAGGCCAGATGTCGCAATCTCAATCGAATTTGTCACCTAATTCGGATCGTCAGCCCGACGCTGCCATAGCTGGTGCTCGGACGCAGGGCGATATCGCCACGTCGATTGCTGAAGATGGTGAACCCGCGCAGATCTCGCGTCGTGGGTTTCTGCGCGCCGGTGCGGTTTTCAGCTCTCTGACTTTGGCTGGTGGGGTAGGGTATCTCTGGTGGCGACGGCAGCCGCCTGCCCATGATCATCCCAGACTGACCGTGGCCGAAGCCTTCGCCAATGCAAAGGCGCAAGATCTGTTTCTGATCGATATCCGCACTCCCCGTGAGTGGCGCGCCACTGGTGTACCGGTGGGCAGTCATCAGATTGATATGCGCCGTGACGATTTTTTGACTGCGTTGGACGACGTCACTGGCGGTGAGCGCACAGCTGCAATTGCGCTGATTTGCGCCCGAGGGGTGCGCTCAGCCCGGGTGACATTGGCACTGGATGCGGCCGGATACACCAATGTCAGTGATGTGCCCGAGGGTATGCTTGGATCAGCTGCAGGAGTGGGATGGCTGCGCAGTAATTTACCAGTCGCACGTTGGAGCGAACAGGGATGAGCACGCCAATGTGTTCGACAGTCATCAGAAACTGGTGTGCAGGGATTAGCGTGGCGCTTACGACGCTAGCCATGGGGTCTGCGGCTGATGCCGGTTGCGGCCCAGCTGCGGATGCTTGCACTGTTGCGGAGGGGGAATATCATATCGTTCTACCCAAAGATGGGGCAACGGCGGGCGTACCAGCGGTGGTCTTTCTGCACGGTTATGGTGGGTCGGGCAAGGCGGCATTGCGCAATGCCGCGATGGTGAATGGGCTGACAAAACGCGGGTATGCGGTGATTGCGCCGACAGCATTGCCACGGCGGCCTGGCGGCCCCCGGTCTTGGGCCTTCTTACCGGACTTTGGCGGACGGGATGAATCCCTTTTCCTCGAAGCTGTTCTTCAAGATGCCGAAATTAACTTTAATATAGACCGGCAAAGCGTTGTACTTTCAGGATTTTCCGCTGGCGGATTTATGGTGAGCTATCTGGCCTGCGCCCATCCTGAGCAGTTTGCGGCCTATGCACCCGTCTCAGGCAGCTTTTGGCGCCCGCAACCCGATGGCTGTGCTGGCCCGGTCCGATTGCTACACACCCATGGTTGGGCGGATGATGTGGTCCCGCTAGAAGGGCGTTACCTCGGCAATCGACAATACCAGCAGGGCGATATCTTTGCTGGGCTGGATCTTTGGCGTGACACGAATGGCTGTACCACCCACGCCCCTAGCCGCAGCTGGAAACAAGGGGATCACCTGCGGCGGCGTTGGGAGTGTGGGCCCGAGGCCGATATCGAATTGATCCTTGTGCCAACCGGGCATCGGGTGCCCAATGACTGGGCGAGCTGGGTGGTGAATTGGTTTGAGAACAGCCCTCTGTCGCAATGATGCAACAAAGAGTATTTTCATTTGTAAATAAAATTCAGGATTGAGTGGTAAGGGTTTGACCCAAAGTTGACAATTTCATTCATTTTTCGGCGATTTACTCCGCGGGTGTCTGACGCGCCGACGCAGTTTCCAACACCATTCGCAGACTGTGCCGGCGGGCGCGGGCGATACGGGTGATACGCGGTTCGGCGTTGACTTCACGCGTCGCAAGCAGTGCTTTGGTAAAGCGCTGCAATGGCATCCCGGACAAAGCAGAAAGTGGCACGGCCAGGATTAGGGAAACAGCAATCGGCAGTAGCCAGATTGACACCACGCCAGCCAAGATGCCGGTCCAGAGGGCGATACCGCTGATGGTTTCGAGCGCATGACAGGTTGCCAACGTATGCCATGAGTAGGTCCCACCATCACGGGCCTGTGGCGACCAGCCTTTTTGCAGCCCTAGCGCGGTACGAATGACCGCAATCATTTGTTGGACCATCAAGATCGGCGCATAAAGGATCGCCAGCAGGATTTCGGTCAGCAACGACAGTGCAAATGCACCTGCGCCACCGTATTCGGAAAAACGACTGCCGGTCATTGGCAGCGCCGCAACGGCAAGCAGCTTGGGCGCCAACAACATGGCGTAGATCAACAGGATAACCAACACGTGGCGTGGCTCTGACATGTCCGGCCATGATGGCATCATCGGGTTGGTTTCACTGAAATAGGTCAGGACTGAGGCTTCCTCGCCACGACCGATCAGCGCCCAGATCACCAAGAGCGCAAACCATACCGGCGCCATCAGATAGCCGATAGCCCCGTGCAGCAGGTGAAAGCGTGACAGGGCGCGAAACCCTTTGGCATTCAGTAAGCCCAGATGCTGAAGGTTGCCCTGACACCAGCGGCGATCCCGCAAGACATGATCAATCAGTGTTTGCGGGGTTTCCTCGTAGGAGCCACGTATCCGGGGCAGAAACTGAACGCCCCAACCTGCGCGGCGTAGAAGGCCGGCTTCAACGAAATCATGGCTCATGATCAGCTTTTCACCGCCAAACACTGAGCGTAGCGGTGGCAAGCCGGCGCAGGCTGCAAAGGCGCGGGTGCGAATGATTGCGTTATGGCCCCAGTAGTTGCCTTCGTGTCCCGCCCAGCGGGCCAGACCTTCGGCGAGTGCAAGCCCATAGACACCATTTGCAAACTGCTGCATGCGGCCAAACACAGATTGCGCGCCGATCA
This window encodes:
- the mdoH gene encoding glucans biosynthesis glucosyltransferase MdoH gives rise to the protein MRKLSLTPPEQPLAMPEQDFGAHFHDAACPGTSTTQTDSPTAQASVTVTRQVALWRVLAFSPAMAATGLLTWGMKDWFAADGFSTLEVALLVLIAFNFFWICFSVSTVLLGLWGLSRRPQALRKGRPQRLKVALLMPVFNEVPWYVLGNAQSMLEELHDRGGVHDYAMFILSDTRDDAIAAQERASVEALRAMLPTGAQLYYRRRNDNEGRKVGNIADWVRRWGAGWDAMLVLDADSLMTGRAIAHLADALARDSGAGLIQSYPQLIGAQSVFGRMQQFANGVYGLALAEGLARWAGHEGNYWGHNAIIRTRAFAACAGLPPLRSVFGGEKLIMSHDFVEAGLLRRAGWGVQFLPRIRGSYEETPQTLIDHVLRDRRWCQGNLQHLGLLNAKGFRALSRFHLLHGAIGYLMAPVWFALLVIWALIGRGEEASVLTYFSETNPMMPSWPDMSEPRHVLVILLIYAMLLAPKLLAVAALPMTGSRFSEYGGAGAFALSLLTEILLAILYAPILMVQQMIAVIRTALGLQKGWSPQARDGGTYSWHTLATCHALETISGIALWTGILAGVVSIWLLPIAVSLILAVPLSALSGMPLQRFTKALLATREVNAEPRITRIARARRHSLRMVLETASARQTPAE
- a CDS encoding rhodanese-like domain-containing protein, which codes for MSQSQSNLSPNSDRQPDAAIAGARTQGDIATSIAEDGEPAQISRRGFLRAGAVFSSLTLAGGVGYLWWRRQPPAHDHPRLTVAEAFANAKAQDLFLIDIRTPREWRATGVPVGSHQIDMRRDDFLTALDDVTGGERTAAIALICARGVRSARVTLALDAAGYTNVSDVPEGMLGSAAGVGWLRSNLPVARWSEQG
- a CDS encoding alpha/beta hydrolase-fold protein, with the translated sequence MCSTVIRNWCAGISVALTTLAMGSAADAGCGPAADACTVAEGEYHIVLPKDGATAGVPAVVFLHGYGGSGKAALRNAAMVNGLTKRGYAVIAPTALPRRPGGPRSWAFLPDFGGRDESLFLEAVLQDAEINFNIDRQSVVLSGFSAGGFMVSYLACAHPEQFAAYAPVSGSFWRPQPDGCAGPVRLLHTHGWADDVVPLEGRYLGNRQYQQGDIFAGLDLWRDTNGCTTHAPSRSWKQGDHLRRRWECGPEADIELILVPTGHRVPNDWASWVVNWFENSPLSQ